One region of Dehalococcoidia bacterium genomic DNA includes:
- a CDS encoding SDR family oxidoreductase: MTTNGRLSDWALILGASSGFGGATAVELARSGMDIFGVHLDLRSTLPNAEKVMEAIRAEGRQAVFFNMNAADAAKRQEAVEKMAAKAAETGSFVRVVLHSLAFGTLQPVIADNPKEALTQRQMEMTLDVMANSLIYWAQDLYAHGLLRRGSRIYAMTSSGSTRVIKSYGAVSAAKAALEAHIRQLAFELAPMGVTANAIRAGVTDTPALRRIPEGVNLLERVNMANPSGRATTPVDVARCIAALADERTYWMTGNVIGVDGGEEITV, from the coding sequence ATGACGACTAACGGCAGGCTGAGCGACTGGGCCCTGATCCTCGGCGCGTCGAGCGGGTTCGGCGGCGCAACGGCCGTCGAGCTGGCGCGGTCGGGGATGGACATCTTCGGCGTCCACCTGGACCTCCGGTCGACGCTGCCAAACGCCGAGAAGGTCATGGAGGCTATTCGCGCCGAGGGCCGCCAAGCCGTTTTCTTCAACATGAACGCGGCCGACGCGGCCAAGCGTCAGGAGGCGGTCGAGAAAATGGCCGCGAAGGCGGCCGAGACCGGCTCCTTCGTGCGCGTGGTACTGCACTCGCTGGCCTTCGGCACTCTGCAGCCCGTAATTGCCGACAACCCCAAGGAGGCCCTGACCCAACGTCAGATGGAGATGACGCTGGACGTAATGGCCAACAGCCTTATCTACTGGGCCCAGGACCTCTACGCCCATGGCCTGCTGCGCCGGGGCAGCCGCATCTACGCCATGACTTCATCCGGCTCCACGCGCGTCATCAAGAGCTACGGCGCAGTCTCGGCCGCCAAGGCCGCCCTGGAAGCTCACATACGGCAACTCGCCTTCGAACTCGCGCCCATGGGCGTCACGGCCAACGCCATCCGGGCCGGCGTTACCGACACGCCCGCCCTGCGGCGCATCCCGGAGGGCGTCAACCTGCTGGAGCGGGTCAACATGGCAAATCCCAGCGGCCGCGCCACCACGCCCGTCGATGTCGCCCGCTGCATCGCCGCGCTGGCGGACGAGCGG